GTTTGAGCAGATCGGATACCAACAGGAAAGCCCGAGCGTGCGCAACAGCTTCCTAGCCGCTGCCTATGAACTACGGAACGGTATTCCGACTGGGGCCTCCCCGAAAAGTTCCGGGCCGGACATGATCCGCGCAATGTCGACCCAACTGTTCCTGGAGTTCATTGCGATCCGTATGGACAGCCGCAAAGCCGAAGGTATGAAATTTACGATCAATCTCGTGACGCCGGACAACAAAGAGAAGTTCGTCGTTGAGATGAACAATGCGACTCTCACTGTTTTACAAGGCCATCAGGCGATGAATTCCGATCTGACGCTCACGATCAACCGTTCTGACCTGCTTCAGGTCATGGTCGGCAAAATCACGCTTGCAAAGCAGATCGAGACTGGCAAAGCAAAAGTAAAGGGCAACGCAAAAGTGCTGCAGCAGCTCGCCTCAACGCTATTCAATTTCGAGATGGGCTTCGAAATAATGCCTGGAACAAAACCGGCCGTCGCAACAGGCGGCGACGGAAAAAACCCGTACAAGGCCAGCAGGCCAGACGTTAGATCGGTCTCCGATTAGTTAGCGCAATATCAGATCTCGCTGGGTAGGCCTACGACGCCATGGACGGCGAGAAAGCCGTGGCATTGGGTGCATTGTCCCGAGGCAGGAAAGGTGGCACCAATGATTAAGAGAACGACATTAATTTTATGCGGGTTTCTGCTCGCTTATGCTCTGTGCGCTCATGGTGTTAGTGCAATAGCTGCTGAAGGCGGCTCAAGCCTATATATCCCCGGTGGCGCGGGAGACGTTTTGATCGCTTTATCGCCCGAGCCCGGACTTCAGGTCGCAAATTCGGTTTATACGCAAGTCGCCAGCGTGGATAGAGCCGTTTTGCGGGGGGCAGTCGATCTGGGCATCGACCTGACTGTCGTGCTTAATTTTCTTGCAGCGGCGTACACTTTTGAAAAACCGGTTCTTGGCGGAACCTATACGATCGCCGCTATTATTCCGTTTGGATATGCCAGTTTGGACGTGTCAGCGACCGGATTTGGCGGCAGTGCCAGTGCCAGTGATAACTCATTCAACCTCGCCGATATCGCCATTGTCCCGCTACAGCTCAACTGGACGGCTGGCAATTTTCACTTCAAATTCGCAGAGGTGATCATCGCCCCAGTTGGCGGGTACGACGTGAAGAACCTTGTAAATCTTGGCCGTAATTACTGGGCTTTCGATACCATCGGTGCTGTAACCTGGTTTAATCCGGGATCGGGAACAGAGGTGTCGATAGCACCAGGAATAATGGTGAATTTGAGGAATGATGCCACGGACTACAAGACCGGCACGGAGTTCCATGTTGACTTCACGGTTAACCAGTTCTTATCGAAAAACTTTGCCCTCGGTCTCAGAGGTTACTACTACCGACAACTGACGGCGGACAGCGGCAGTGGCGCTCGTCTCGGCGATTTCAAGGGGGAGTCTCTCGGGCTTGGTCCCGGATTTCTTTGGCAACCCAAATTCGCCGATGGCAAACTGTCGATCGTTGCCAAGGTTATGTTTGATGTTACGGCCACGAACCGCTTCAAGTCGACTTACGGGAGTCTTGGGGTCGCCTGGAAGTTCTGAGTTGTTTCCCGGCTGGATTGGGGCGGCCGATTTGCACCGTTCCATAGATTAAGCCGCCACCCGGCATCCTCAGGGTAAATCGGTTGCTTGTGTGCATGCCGCTCTCCTGCGCCTTGTTTCAGGCCATCGCGCATGGCCTGGA
The genomic region above belongs to Gammaproteobacteria bacterium and contains:
- a CDS encoding transporter, with amino-acid sequence MIKRTTLILCGFLLAYALCAHGVSAIAAEGGSSLYIPGGAGDVLIALSPEPGLQVANSVYTQVASVDRAVLRGAVDLGIDLTVVLNFLAAAYTFEKPVLGGTYTIAAIIPFGYASLDVSATGFGGSASASDNSFNLADIAIVPLQLNWTAGNFHFKFAEVIIAPVGGYDVKNLVNLGRNYWAFDTIGAVTWFNPGSGTEVSIAPGIMVNLRNDATDYKTGTEFHVDFTVNQFLSKNFALGLRGYYYRQLTADSGSGARLGDFKGESLGLGPGFLWQPKFADGKLSIVAKVMFDVTATNRFKSTYGSLGVAWKF